A window of the Emys orbicularis isolate rEmyOrb1 chromosome 1, rEmyOrb1.hap1, whole genome shotgun sequence genome harbors these coding sequences:
- the LOC135872986 gene encoding N-acetyltransferase 8-like, with the protein MLKLQVICCHLHSNFFCIFCSLSVPGLSGPMALYHIRQYEDSDYEAVRTMFGRGIMEYAPAGYIHMLKHPQAQLHFLGLFLAVLAASGSLLVSLLALLLALTGAWFCIRCLWNDYAQQFLCNDLLDIRRIYLEAADSCLWVAEAEGAVVGMVGAVLPDDPSERGHALELKRMSVGREYRGRGITRALCRTVIRFAQEHGNSAVVLATSMVHYSAQQLYESMGFRRVLVRSPSLLASFLQFSVFYYQYEVPGSR; encoded by the exons atgctcaagttgcaggTTATTTGCTGCCATTTGCATTCTaactttttctgcatcttctgtagcctcag TGTGCCTGGGCTGAGCGGCCCCATGGCCCTGTACCACATCCGGCAGTACGAGGACAGTGATTATGAGGCCGTGCGCACCATGTTCGGACGTGGGATTATGGAGTACGCTCCTGCTGGCTACATCCACATGCTGAAGCatccccaggcccagctgcacTTCCTGGGCCTGTTCCTGGCGGTGCTCGCGGCCTCCGGGTCCCTCCTGGTCTCCCTCCTGGCTCTCCTGCTCGCTCTCACTGGGGCCTGGTTTTGCATCCGGTGTCTCTGGAACGATTACGCCCAGCAGTTTCTTTGCAACGACCTACTGGACATCCGGAGAATCTACCTGGAGGCAGCAGACTCTTGTCTCTGGGTGgcagaggctgagggggcagtggtgggcatGGTGGGGGCCGTCTTACCGGATGACCCCTCGGAAAGGGGGCACGCCCTGGAACTGAAGCGCATGTCCGTGGGGAGGGAGTACCGGGGCCGGGGCATCACCAGGGCGCTCTGCAGGACGGTCATCCGCTTCGCCCAGGAACACGGGAACAGTGCCGTTGTGCTGGCCACCTCCATGGTTCACTACTCGGCCCAGCAGCTGTACGAGAGCATGGGCTTCCGGAGGGTCTTGGTGAGGTCCCCATCGCTCCTCGCCAGCTTCCTGCAGTTCTCGGTCTTCTATTACCAATACGAGGTTCCAGGGTCTCGCTGA